GTTTGGCAAATAGGAAATCTCGATCATTTACATCATGCCTTCTTACCCCGGCAATTTCACCTTCAATTGTGGATCTAAATCCTCGATGAGGTCTTAAAATATTATCGGTTGAATCATAACCAAAGTAAAGTCCGACACCGGATACAATACCGCTGTTAAGCGACTGGCGTTGCGCCTCTTCACTCGAATCGATACCCACTTTAATTACGGTGTTTGAAATTCTAAATTTCCATCCATATGACCAGTAGGCTGAGAGGGGATATGAAGCGTAGAAGTTAAGGCCGGTTGCATTTGATTTAAACGATTTTGAAGTGATCCGGCTCTTTGAGTAAGAGACGTCAAAACCGACGCGCCAGAGGCTATCTGCAAAGTAAGGGTTTAGCCAAGAAATCGCGTAGGTTTGATAGCGGGGACCAATAGACACATTTAAGCGCGCATATTCTCCGCCTCCACGAAGTCCTTTTAATCCCTTATCGAAGAATCGACCAAGACCTCGATGATTGAAGTTGTTCTCAACGAGATCGACTCCCCCATTCACGCTATCGGTAGAGCTCGCTCCAAAGAAAAGAGACATTGATCCCGTAGAGGTTTCTTGTACTTCAATGTTGACATCTCTGTATTCGGGTCCTAAAGCCGTATCATCGGGATTACGGACGGCATAGACATTGACTGATTTAAAGAAGCCAAGGGCTTCAAGCCGATGCTGTGTTTGTTTTAATTTGTCGGCATCGAAGACTTCACCGGGTGTCAGGGTAGAGTGATTTAAAATGACGGGCGTTTCCGTGCTGACGTTGCCAAGAACGCGAATGACACCAATGCGAAATTGTTTAGACTCTTCAATAATAAATCGGACATCGTAGGTTGATGAAAATTGAGACAGTCTGAGTTCATAGCGCACATTTGTATCGATATAGCCCTTACGGCCATATAGATCTTTAATTGCATCAGCGGCTTCTCTTAGTTTATCAGGGGAGTAGACATCTTCTTTCTTTATGCCGAGAGCATCAGTGATTTCTTGATCTTCTTTGATGGTATTCCCTTCGAAAGTGACATCGCCAAAATGGAAGAGGGGACCTTTATTTGCTTTAACGACAATGATAATATTTTGTTGTGGCGAACTTTTAAGCATGATATCGACATGGGCATCCGCATAGCCTTCGTTTTGAAGGTAATTAACGATGACAAGTTTGTCTTGCTCCATCGCTTCGGGGTGGTAAATGCCTCTTCCGGTAAGCCAACTAACAAAGAGGTTGTATTTTTTAGCGCTGATCATCCCGAGAATATCAGACTGCTCTTTTTCGCTTAGACCTTCGAACTCAATTTTTAAGATATGAGCAGATCGACCTTCTCGAACAATAATATCGATTTGGATTTCATTGGTATCGGGTATGCGAACGATTCGATAAGTTAAGTGCGCTTCAAAATAGCCCTTTTTGACGTAAAATTCTTTGAGCTTATTGAAGGCCTTAATGAATTTTTCTTTGTTGTACTGAGTGTCGGGTTTAATGCCGAGTTCTTTTTGAAGCGTTTTTGTTTTAACCTTCTTATTTCCGGTCCATTTAATCGCTCGAATAAATGGTTTTTCCCAGAGTAGGACTTTAATGTAAACTTCGCCGTCTTTCACTGTTACGGTGGGATCAACTCTCTCATACTCATCAGATAGTTTTTTTAGATCTTGATCAAAGACGCGTTGTGAAAAAGGCTCGCCCACCTTTGTTCGCATTGTCGAACTTAAAATACGAGGATCATAATAGGATCCCTTAGGGCGGTTTTCGATTTGCATATCAATTTTAGCGACGTTTTTATTTTCGATGACTTCGACCATAGGTTTTGTCGATGGATCAGCCGAGTATAAAGGTAAAATTGAGGTGAGTAGAAAGGCGCTGAGAATGAATGAGCTTTTTTGCATTAATAGATCTTCTTATTAAACTAAACTTTTGCAGCGAATTATATGGAACTACTGTAAATAATTGCAACCTAGGTTGTGATTTTAACTCGACTTTGTAACTTTTTGGACCCGAAGGCCTCGAGATATTTGTTCTCGGGGGAGTTATTAAAACCGGGAAGAGGGTTTTTACCCCTTCCCGGTTTTAATAATCTCCTAGTTTGACGATAGGTCGAGCGTCCGAGAACAAATAGACGGGGCAGGCGGGCCCAAAAAGTTGCAAAGTCGAGTTTAAAGAGGTTGCCTTCCTAAAATAGCTCGATTAAGCGTTCCTTCATCTACAAAATCAAGTGAACTTCCAAGCGGGAGGCCAAAGGCTAGCCGGGAAATGACAAGGTTCATATTTTCAAGTTCGCCTTTAATATAGAGTGCCGTTGCATCTCCTTCCAAAGTCGAATCAAGGGCGATGATCATTTCCCTTATACCTCTTTTTTGAACTCTTTCTTTAATGAGATCCGTTTTGATTTGCTCTTCATAGTCGCCGTCAAGAGGGGATAAGAGTTTGGGGATAATATGATATAACCCATTAAAAATATGTGTTTCTTCTATGGCATAGACATCTTTGACTGAGGATAAAATACAAAGAGATTTTTGATCGCGATCAGTAGAGTCGCAAAAGGGGCATTTTCCATCTTCTAAAAAAGCAGAGCATTCTAAGCAGGGGTTGATTTGGGTTTTCAAAAGGCTTAAATGGCTAGAAAATTTTTGAATATCACTCTCTTTCCAGTTCAAAAGGTGAAAAGCAAATCTCTCTGCCGATTTTTGCCCGACACCGGGAAATTTTTTAAAATAGGAGATCAAGGCATTGAGGGGCTGGGGGTACCTTTTCATTTCATTTTCCTTTAGTTTTTTCTTTGCTTTTTATAAAATTGAAGTCGACTCTTTTGATTTCTAGAAGTGATCTTTGGAACAAGCCTTTTTACTTCTTATGAGATTATAGGACTAAAGGAAAATTATGAAAGCGAAAATCATTGCGACTAGCTCTTATTTGCCAAAGAAAATTTTATCTAATGCCGACCTTGAAAAAATAGTTGAGACGACAGATGAATGGATCACTTCTCGTACGGGAATGAAGGAGAGGCGTATTGCCGCTGAGGGGGAATACACTTCAGATATGGGGATTAAGGCCGCTCAATCAGCCCTTGAAAAAGCAGGTCTTTCCGCTACAGATGTCGACCTAATTATTGTGGCAACTCTAACGCCTGACTATACATTTCCAAGTACGGCCTGTCTGATTCAAAATGCAATACAGGCAACTCATGCTGCGGCTTTAGATGTTCAGGCCGCTTGCTCGGGCTTTATTTATGGTTTATCTATTGCTAAGGCATATATTGAATCGGGAACGTATCGCAATATCCTTCTTATTGCTTCGGAAAAACTATCTTCTATTGTGAACTATGAAGATCGAGCGACCTGTATTTTATTTGGGGATGGGGCTGCAGCAGCGCTTATTTCAAGTGAAGGAAAAGGGCTACTCATTGATCATGTCGTCCTTGGGGCAGACGGATCATTGACGGAAATTTTAAAAATGCCGGGAGGGGGATCGCGATATCCGGCAACTCAGGAAACAGTCGATCAGAAAATGCACTACATTCACATGGAAGGAAGAGAGACGTTTAAACATGCCGTCCGTCGAATGGAAGCAGCTTCCGTCGAGTGTGTAGATAAGGCGGGGATTGATGAAGTACATTGGATGGTTCCCCATCAAGCTAATGTGCGTATTATTGAGGCGATCGCAAAACGATTTAAATTGCCGATGGAGCGTGTTTATTTGACAATCCACAAATATGGAAATACATCAGCTTCTTCTATCGGGATAGCTCTCGATGAACTTTTAGGAGAAAATAAAATTTCTTCAGGTGAAAATATTCTTTTAACGGCATTTGGAGCCGGCCTCACTTGGGGCTCAGCTGTTTTAACGCAACAATCATAATTAAGGACGATTGAGTATGAGACATCGCAAAATTGCCATTATTTTTCCCGGTCAAGGAGCTCAATATCCCGGAATGGGACTTGATTTTTACGAAAATCGCAATGCTGCTAAAGAAGTCTTCCAAATGGCGGATGAGCTGATGGGTGAAAATTTTTCAAGGACGATTTTTGAGGGCGATGCTCAAGAGCTTAGCCAAACGCAAATCAGTCAGCCCGCCATCTATATTACCAGTTATGCTCTCTACCGATCTTTAATAACGGAAATCCCTGAAGTTGCACCATATTGCGTAGGCGGGCTTAGTTTAGGTGAGTATACGGCTCTTGCCGTATCCAATCGTCTAACGTTTGATCATGGCCTTAAGCTTGTTCAAGCTAGAGGCGCTTACATGCAAGAGGCTTCAGAGAGAAATCCCGGAACGCTTGCTGCGGTTTTAGGGATTGATGAACCCCAAGTAACGGAAGTTTTACGCCCTTTTCAGGAACAAGGCGCTCGCATTTGGATAGCAAATATGAATTGTCCGGGGCAGGTTGTTATTGCCGGAGAAAAACCTGCGATCCAAGTTGTAGAACCCGTTTTGAAAGATCGCGGTGCAAAACGCATCATTTTTCTTGATGTTTCAGGGGCATTTCACACTCCATTGATGAAGCCGGCACAAGATCGATTAGCTCCTATGATTGAAGCGGTTTCAATGAATGATAGCCCAATTAAATTTACATCAAATGTCACAGGCGGATTTGTCAGCAACATCAGCGAAATTAAGCACAATCTCATAGCTCAAGTGGCTTCTCCGACTCGATGGGAAAGTAATATTCGAGCAATGCAGGCTGATGGAGTGGAGTTGTTTATTGAGGTGGGATGCGGTAAATCCCTTGCAGGGATGAACCGTAAAATTCAACCGGGGGCTCCAACTGTTAGTGTGGATAAGCTATCTGACCTAAAAAATGTCGAATTGGCGTTAAATGGACAGACGGTTAATAATTCTTAAGGGGATGACATCGTGTTATTAGTAGATCAAAAAAAAGCCCTTATCACAGGTGCAACAGCCGGGATCGGAAGAGGAATTGCCATAGCCTTTGCTAAAAATGGCGCTGATGTTGCGA
This window of the Simkaniaceae bacterium genome carries:
- the bamA gene encoding outer membrane protein assembly factor BamA, translated to MQKSSFILSAFLLTSILPLYSADPSTKPMVEVIENKNVAKIDMQIENRPKGSYYDPRILSSTMRTKVGEPFSQRVFDQDLKKLSDEYERVDPTVTVKDGEVYIKVLLWEKPFIRAIKWTGNKKVKTKTLQKELGIKPDTQYNKEKFIKAFNKLKEFYVKKGYFEAHLTYRIVRIPDTNEIQIDIIVREGRSAHILKIEFEGLSEKEQSDILGMISAKKYNLFVSWLTGRGIYHPEAMEQDKLVIVNYLQNEGYADAHVDIMLKSSPQQNIIIVVKANKGPLFHFGDVTFEGNTIKEDQEITDALGIKKEDVYSPDKLREAADAIKDLYGRKGYIDTNVRYELRLSQFSSTYDVRFIIEESKQFRIGVIRVLGNVSTETPVILNHSTLTPGEVFDADKLKQTQHRLEALGFFKSVNVYAVRNPDDTALGPEYRDVNIEVQETSTGSMSLFFGASSTDSVNGGVDLVENNFNHRGLGRFFDKGLKGLRGGGEYARLNVSIGPRYQTYAISWLNPYFADSLWRVGFDVSYSKSRITSKSFKSNATGLNFYASYPLSAYWSYGWKFRISNTVIKVGIDSSEEAQRQSLNSGIVSGVGLYFGYDSTDNILRPHRGFRSTIEGEIAGVRRHDVNDRDFLFAKLFYLNSYYIPVWRKGTLKFRGDLKFLTAMGNGEPILLPANERFFLGGDNSVRGFQPGIIGPKYVRNNGTLTNDPAGGASSALFSTEYLQNIFRPLDAFVFFDAGAVTLNEYAIGKFRASVGGGLRIDIGSRLPLVVGWGYPLISRTHKDEIQNDGFFFSMAGQF
- the recR gene encoding recombination mediator RecR, which produces MKRYPQPLNALISYFKKFPGVGQKSAERFAFHLLNWKESDIQKFSSHLSLLKTQINPCLECSAFLEDGKCPFCDSTDRDQKSLCILSSVKDVYAIEETHIFNGLYHIIPKLLSPLDGDYEEQIKTDLIKERVQKRGIREMIIALDSTLEGDATALYIKGELENMNLVISRLAFGLPLGSSLDFVDEGTLNRAILGRQPL
- a CDS encoding ketoacyl-ACP synthase III codes for the protein MKAKIIATSSYLPKKILSNADLEKIVETTDEWITSRTGMKERRIAAEGEYTSDMGIKAAQSALEKAGLSATDVDLIIVATLTPDYTFPSTACLIQNAIQATHAAALDVQAACSGFIYGLSIAKAYIESGTYRNILLIASEKLSSIVNYEDRATCILFGDGAAAALISSEGKGLLIDHVVLGADGSLTEILKMPGGGSRYPATQETVDQKMHYIHMEGRETFKHAVRRMEAASVECVDKAGIDEVHWMVPHQANVRIIEAIAKRFKLPMERVYLTIHKYGNTSASSIGIALDELLGENKISSGENILLTAFGAGLTWGSAVLTQQS
- the fabD gene encoding ACP S-malonyltransferase; the encoded protein is MRHRKIAIIFPGQGAQYPGMGLDFYENRNAAKEVFQMADELMGENFSRTIFEGDAQELSQTQISQPAIYITSYALYRSLITEIPEVAPYCVGGLSLGEYTALAVSNRLTFDHGLKLVQARGAYMQEASERNPGTLAAVLGIDEPQVTEVLRPFQEQGARIWIANMNCPGQVVIAGEKPAIQVVEPVLKDRGAKRIIFLDVSGAFHTPLMKPAQDRLAPMIEAVSMNDSPIKFTSNVTGGFVSNISEIKHNLIAQVASPTRWESNIRAMQADGVELFIEVGCGKSLAGMNRKIQPGAPTVSVDKLSDLKNVELALNGQTVNNS